A genomic window from Diospyros lotus cultivar Yz01 chromosome 2, ASM1463336v1, whole genome shotgun sequence includes:
- the LOC127793855 gene encoding 9-cis-epoxycarotenoid dioxygenase NCED2, chloroplastic-like, giving the protein MANCISNIPSGWACCRAQLISQPSEYLNFPSKSHFSTKKKKKLLGLSRAEFYCALNSSPALIQFPAVTREDVSIIDSPVQSPPAPAHWNPLQSAAAKALDMVEAALLSRELRQPLPKTADPRVQIAGNFAPVPEQPVRHELPVTNPIPDCIRGVYVRNGANPLFQPVAGHHFFDGDGMVHAVTFHNANSVSYACRFTETNRLVQERELGRPVFPKAIGELHGHSGIARLLLFYARGLFGLLDHSHGIGVANAGLVYFNRRLLAMSEDDLPYQVRITPSGDLQTVGRFEFREQLRSTMIAHPKLDPVTGELFALSYDVVKKPYLKYFRFSADGMKSPDVNIPLEVPTMMHDFAITENYVVIPDQQVVFKLQEMIAGGSPVIYDKNKKSRFGIMPKNARNASDITWVESPDTFCFHLWNAWEEPESDEIVVIGSCMTPPDSIFNECDENLKSVLTEIRLNLKSGKSTRRPIIPSSESDQMNMEAGMVNRNRLGRKTKFAYLAIAEPWPKVSGFAKVDLSTGQVQKFIYGERRYGGEPFFVPRGPNSEREDDGYILTFVHDEKTGKSELLIINAMNLQLESTIKLPSRVPYGFHGTFISSQDLANQV; this is encoded by the coding sequence atggctaatTGTATTTCAAATATTCCCAGTGGTTGGGCCTGCTGCAGGGCTCAATTAATCTCTCAGCCGAGTGAATATTTGAATTTCCCttcaaaatcccatttttccaccaagaagaagaagaaactccTTGGCCTCAGCAGAGCCGAATTCTACTGTGCTTTGAACTCTTCTCCCGCTCTAATTCAATTCCCGGCTGTTACCAGAGAGGACGTCTCCATTATTGATTCCCCTGTTCAATCCCCTCCGGCTCCGGCTCACTGGAACCCACTTCAAAGTGCTGCGGCCAAGGCCTTGGACATGGTGGAGGCGGCCTTGCTGTCACGTGAGCTCAGACAGCCGCTTCCCAAAACCGCCGACCCACGTGTCCAAATCGCCGGCAACTTTGCTCCGGTCCCGGAGCAGCCCGTGAGGCATGAGCTTCCGGTCACCAACCCCATACCCGACTGCATTCGTGGCGTGTATGTCCGCAACGGCGCCAACCCGCTGTTCCAGCCCGTGGCCGGCCACCACTTCTTCGACGGCGATGGGATGGTTCATGCCGTGACTTTCCACAATGCTAATTCGGTCAGCTACGCTTGCCGGTTTACGGAGACGAACCGGCTGGTGCAAGAGCGCGAGCTCGGCCGGCCGGTGTTTCCCAAAGCCATCGGCGAGCTCCACGGCCACTCCGGTATTGCTCGGCTCCTCCTCTTCTATGCCCGAGGCTTATTTGGCCTCCTCGACCATAGCCACGGCATTGGAGTGGCCAACGCCGGCTTGGTCTACTTCAACCGCCGGCTGTTGGCCATGTCGGAAGACGACCTCCCCTACCAAGTTCGCATCACGCCCTCCGGCGACCTCCAGACCGTCGGCCGGTTCGAGTTCCGAGAGCAGCTCCGCTCCACTATGATAGCCCACCCGAAGCTCGACCCCGTCACCGGAGAGCTCTTCGCCCTCAGCTACGACGTCGTAAAGAAGCCGTATCTCAAGTACTTCCGGTTCTCTGCAGACGGAATGAAGTCCCCGGACGTCAACATACCATTGGAGGTGCCGACCATGATGCATGACTTCGCGATCACAGAGAATTACGTGGTAATACCAGACCAACAAGTGGTCTTCAAGCTCCAAGAGATGATCGCCGGTGGGTCGCCGGTCATTTATGACAAGAACAAGAAGTCGCGGTTCGGAATTATGCCCAAAAACGCTCGAAATGCTTCGGATATCACCTGGGTGGAGTCGCCGGATACCTTCTGCTTCCACCTCTGGAACGCTTGGGAGGAGCCGGAGTCGGACGAGATCGTGGTTATTGGATCGTGCATGACCCCGCCGGACTCCATTTTCAATGAATGTGACGAGAACCTGAAAAGCGTCTTAACCGAAATCAGGCTGAACTTGAAGTCCGGGAAGTCCACTCGCCGGCCGATCATCCCATCCTCCGAGTCCGATCAAATGAACATGGAAGCCGGGATGGTGAACAGAAACAGACTGGGCAGAAAGACGAAGTTCGCTTATCTCGCCATTGCCGAACCATGGCCCAAGGTTTCCGGGTTCGCCAAAGTTGACCTCTCAACTGGCCAAGTCCAGAAATTCATCTACGGCGAGAGAAGATACGGCGGCGAGCCGTTTTTCGTGCCAAGAGGCCCCAATTCGGAGAGGGAAGACGATGGCTACATTCTGACATTTGTGCACGATGAGAAGACAGGAAAATCAGAGCTTCTGATCATAAACGCCATGAATCTACAGTTAGAATCTACAATAAAGCTTCCTTCAAGGGTACCCTATGGCTTTCATGGCACATTCATAAGCTCACAAGATTTAGCAAACCaagtatga